Within the Pagrus major chromosome 4, Pma_NU_1.0 genome, the region AACAAGAGAAACAAGCGAAGGCTAAATAACTTATCATGACAAATGAGTTCGTCGAAAGGTGCCTGAAAGgaaagtgaaaacattattatgtcaAGACTAAGGGCACCCACACGACTAACTTTAACAGTAACGTTGTGTTCACGCTATATATATCTGCATCTTTCAtgagtaacgttagctagtcAAATCCGCTAACATTAGCGCTAGCTTCTGGATTtgactagctaacgttaacactAAAGCTACAAGTACCATTCAAAACAAGCTGCAAACGACAATACGGAATCAAAAAATGCATACTTATAGAACCAGCTTTAGGGATACATGTTGCCTCAACACTGCCAGTTGGTGAACTGATATGATATAGCTATTGACATTTGATTTAGCAACTTCAATAACATCTAGGTTGTTGTCATTAACCAGACTTCAAGGGCTAACGACATTAGCTACCCACATCCTACGAGCTAGCTACTGTTCATGGCAAGTTAGCTAACTAATGTTGACAAACGCCGTGTTCGTCTGTCGACCGCAACATTTCAAACGCTTGAGTTTATGTTGTTCCGTGCGCTTAATACGAAGTCTAAATAACTTAATGGTAATTATGCAAAAGCTTTAGCTACCCATATAAACTCACTTTGTCTGAGATGCAGTGAAACTAGCCGCTAACTGATGTTAGCTAAGACGTTAGTTAGCTAGCCGTGTCATGATAGGCCGTCCAAGTCGTGTTTAGCTAACCGTTAGCACCTGAGAGTTAGCCTCTAAATTACAAACCGAGATTACAAACTCCCAAAGTGGTGTAAAAGTTGTGCCATTAACATTATCAATGAACATGATCTGCGAGGGTGACAGCTAACGCCCAGAGGTAGATTCTCCAACCTGGGCTGGGTCCGTGACAAACCTCACCTCTTTGGGTACGAACTGGTTCTCCTCGCTAGGCACCATTTCCATTTGTGCGACAGTTTAGACAAGCATCTATCCGGACAAGGATGTCAGCGCAAAAACTTTGCAGCGGCGAACACAGGCATGGTTTGTGTCCGGTTTGTTGGAAGTTTGGACGCttggaaaacaaaattaaacttgCCAAAACTTGTAGGCTTATCAAAGTGATCGCAACACTTTCGGTTACACTACCCAGGCACAAAGTGTCCTGCCGTAACTGGAGAAAGATGGCCGGTCGGTGTTTTACTCCGCGAGACTTCACTCGGGGAGCTCTGGCGTCACATTCCATCCAGACGAACGTGCGTGATGTGTGCGGCCAGGATGACGTCAGCGTGTGTCTGcgtttttaaagggacagtgacacacaaaaaaaaacacgacTGACAAGCGAGAACAAATAATGCTGGTAcgatttaaattttttgttggtgaaaaaaaccccactaaTAATTAGGAATCCGAcacatttaaagagcatttaaaataaaacaaaacataaacagcgATCCAAagcatcattttctgtcaagtaGGGCCCCACTTATTCTGAGGTCctttaattaaatgtactttatattgtatttaataACTAATGTGATatctatttgtatttttaggCCTGTCTTTATAGATAGAGGAGACAACAGGAaatgagggagacagagacTCAACAAAGGAGGATGTTATGGGTCATGGTTGGTACCTTAACCCCAGCGCCACAGGGACGTCCCTGTTTAGACTGTGAGGTGACACAGTACagtgatgtgtgtttatgttgctTGATGTTAGTACACTTCACCCTGCAGGGTAGCAGCATTAGTTCAGGGCAAACAGTTACAAAATGCATATTTCACATTGTCACCTCACAGCGAGGAGGGTCAGGGTTTGATAACAGTCTCGCTCTGCACGTTTGCATGTTCCTTGTGTTTGTTCGGGTTTACTTTCGGTTATTCCACATTCCAGAGACAAGTCAGGAGAAGCGACCCTGAACTCTGAACCTGAGTGCCTTAAGTTTTCACGCAAAGTCTGTAGATAGAGACACAGATGTGATTTTGGTTGTTAATTAGTTCACTCTGccaacataaaaatgatttatcaaaCTGTTTATCAAACGTGTTATGACAGAATAAGGAAACAAGCGCGGTCGGAGTGATTTCCTCATTGTTTGCTGTCACCAAACAAGAGGATATCAACGCAGGCGCAGGGAGGGTTATAAGAAGAGGGGTGTAGAGGCCATGTTTTGTATCAGAATGGATATTTATACGTATAAAgtaatattgtactttactttttactttatttcagtCATTCACAGTTCATTTGCTGTTGCATAAGGCCGCACCGCTGATATGATGCCTCAATAAAATGAGTTTCTGTATGAACGGTGCTGTGAAAGACCAGTTCGGTTGTTTGCATATTTTGTTGTGATTAAATATTTTGATTATAAAGTAGGTCCAGGTGTTATATGAATGTTGTAAAAGTATCCTAACGCTCAGTCCACACTGAAATGCAGGGCTGCTGTTACTTTGTGATGTCACATACAGGCTGTAGTCGCAACAACACCGGCAAAGCTGAGCTGAAACACGGTGGCTGCTCAGGCCcgtgagagctgaccaatcagagcagaatgTGATTTTCAGTAggggagccttaaagagacagcagtcagacagagggtgaatagaggtgctgcagcactggacagcaATTGTCACAaaagttcacatttttgtttatttctatgTTTCTTCATCCAGAATGTCTGACTTCTCACGTTGTTCATTCATAACCTGAGGCTTTGGGACATAAAGTGAACGTACTACTGCGTAATCAATAACCATATAGACACAAGGCCAAAAACAAGTCATGTTTCCATCTTGAATCAGCACAGATATGACGACTTAGCTTTGCACAATTTTAATCAGAGACCCACTCAGattatcatcacattttttaacaacCACCGTGTCTCCTTTAGGGAATGACATATTCACAGATGTACTTCTTGAGGCTGCGACACACCTCATCGTACCACTTTCCCTGTGCGACCACTGAGAGAGCAACACAGCTCTCCCTCTTCGTTCCTGTGGGCTGCTTCTTGGAGCGGTCCCAGTTGAAGAAGCTGACTGGCAGACTGTTGACATCAACATACTGGCCTTCTTTCACTATGTCTGCCACACCGATCCAGAAGTCCTTGGATCCCGGGGCACTCCTCTTTGCATAGTCTCTCAGTTCATTGTTCTCCATCAAGTCCCGGGGCGTTGCGAGGGTTCCTCCTTGTGCAATACAGTCTTCATTTGCTTCATGGTAATGTTTGGGCTCTTCAATCGTGAGGTAACACTTCCTGTGAGCTTTGATGCCGCggagacagactgaaaacacaaagcacTTCCTTCATGAGTGAGTTGAATTGTGAAGTTactatattgtactttttttaataCTTATGAAtctccctccctttttctccTGAACTAAAATTTGTAACAATTTCATACAGCTACATTTGTTAACTCACAGTAGAGAGGGTTCACACACTGAATAGTGACTAATACATTGTCCGAGAAAGGAAAAAGCAGTGtgataacaataacaacaataaaaaaaacaataaaaatatagaatattttcatattgtcaACTGGTGTAAGATAgattacagaaagaaaaacagcaacacaatgaaaacaatagaAAACTATTGTGAAGAATAGTTCTTACAAACCCTATAAATGATTTATGTGTCACTTAGATTCTTCACTGCACAGTTTAACGTCCTACTTCACAATTTAATGGATCCTTTGAgtgctgctgccctctgctggtgacTCAGCACACTAAACAATTCAAAATCTAGTTTTCAAGTCACCAATtacgtccacacacacacacacacacacactgcatggcAGCTCAGTGGCCTTGATTAACAAGTAACAGCCAGAGAGGACATGTTACATATTCAAGTACACTTAAGTACAACTGTTGCGTACACACACGTTTCCATCTAATTCTGTCACAGAAGTTCAAtttaaagtgtcacatttaatgcactTTTTGTCCATCACGTTGAGtcagtgataaaaaaaagtgtgattaattaaaagagacagaaaagacattttgtttatgtgtaaTACTTGATGTTTATGTTGAAGTTCCCCTCAACTTTAAGTGTGATACTTGAATAAACACATACGGTTTTTGTATAAGTCTGCATTAATGTTAGAACAGCTTTGCATCAATGTGACACTATATTGGACTTGAATCACGAAATTAGATGGAAAAcgtacatgtaattaaaatactaaATGTAGTTTGGGGAAAGAAATTTAAACTGAGGTAGCatttacaataataacaaagtaataatacaaatgcaGAAGTGtttatttgatgtatttctttacaaaaaagtgtaaaattgtttattcagtcatgaagatCAATCGATGCAGTTTTCTCTACACGGTTATCctttaaaatcactgttttagGCAAATCTTTATTGTGACAGCCTAAAATCACAATCATATTATCCACCAACCATTGTCCTGTGATTTTTACttatttcttttaaacaaactgCATAAATCTACTGT harbors:
- the clec3a gene encoding tetranectin-like protein, coding for MARLALHVFLVLCFSLLHFSSSRPSRTRKAVTPRQAGAAEEDDVKSQLERLWQEVNSLKEMQALQTVCLRGIKAHRKCYLTIEEPKHYHEANEDCIAQGGTLATPRDLMENNELRDYAKRSAPGSKDFWIGVADIVKEGQYVDVNSLPVSFFNWDRSKKQPTGTKRESCVALSVVAQGKWYDEVCRSLKKYICEYVIP